The proteins below come from a single Aegilops tauschii subsp. strangulata cultivar AL8/78 chromosome 6, Aet v6.0, whole genome shotgun sequence genomic window:
- the LOC109758128 gene encoding F-box/kelch-repeat protein At1g74510, with product MLEGQSCLISRSLPSSCEQESRLAYMTYHLLEITRTKRPSGVLAIEHDGIAVAAVLAKRPKSEDSHDAVPVDCQGGNQGYSDSSTLISSIGRDNSINCLARCSRSDYGSIASLSRNFRSLVRDGGLYRERRRLGIAEHWVYFSCNVQEWEAYDPYRERWMTLPRMPPNECFMCSDKESLAVGTELLVFGKEILSHIVLSYSILTNSWSRGVEMNAPRCLFGSASFGEKAIIAGGMDSFGSVLSSAELYNSETKSWVTLPSMNKRRRMCSGVFMDGKFYVIGGMASNTEVLTCGEEYDLEKGTWRLIENMSEGLNGASGAPPLVAVVDNELYAAQYAGKLVRKYNKSDNTWTTLGELPERPEAVNGWGIAFRGCGEQLLVIGGPRVLGGGMIELHSWIPREGPLQWNMIGSKPSGNFVYNCAVMGC from the coding sequence ATGTTGGAGGGTCAATCTTGCCTGATCTCGAGGTCACTGCCCAGCTCCTGCGAACAGGAATCCAGATTAGCTTATATGACTTACCACCTCCTTGAGATCACAAGGACTAAGCGCCCATCTGGGGTCCTGGCTATTGAACATGATGGAATTGCTGTGGCGGCAGTGCTGGCAAAGCGGCCTAAGTCTGAGGATAGCCATGATGCTGTGCCGGTAGACTGTCAGGGTGGTAATCAGGGCTATTCTGATTCAAGCACACTGATAAGTTCTATTGGCAGAGATAATTCAATCAATTGTCTAGCCCGTTGCTCTCGGTCTGATTATGGCTCCATTGCATCACTGAGCCGGAACTTCCGTTCCCTTGTCCGTGATGGTGGTCTGTACAGAGAACGGCGGAGGTTAGGGATTGCAGAACACTGGGTGTATTTCTCCTGCAATGTGCAGGAGTGGGAGGCATATGACCCATACCGTGAACGGTGGATGACGCTCCCAAGGATGCCACCTAATGAGTGTTTCATGTGCTCAGACAAGGAGTCACTAGCTGTGGGCACTGAACTTCTGGTGTTTGGCAAGGAGATTCTATCACATATTGTTCTTAGCTATAGCATTCTGACCAACTCATGGTCAAGAGGCGTTGAAATGAATGCCCCTAGATGTTTGTTTGGTTCGGCTAGTTTTGGAGAGAAGGCAATTATAGCTGGTGGCATGGATTCTTTTGGGAGTGTGCTTAGTTCTGCTGAGCTGTACAACTCTGAAACTAAAAGTTGGGTTACACTTCCGAGCATGAACAAGCGTAGGAGAATGTGTTCTGGAGTCTTCATGGATGGCAAGTTTTATGTTATTGGTGGAATGGCCAGTAACACGGAGGTGCTGACATGCGGAGAAGAGTATGATTTAGAGAAGGGTACCTGGAGGTTGATAGAGAACATGTCAGAGGGTCTCAATGGTGCCAGTGGTGCTCCTCCCCTTGTTGCTGTAGTTGACAATGAGCTATATGCGGCTCAATATGCAGGAAAACTAGTAAGGAAGTATAATAAAAGTGATAACACATGGACAACTCTTGGGGAGTTACCAGAGCGCCCAGAAGCTGTGAATGGCTGGGGCATTGCATTCCGAGGATGCGGAGAGCAGCTCCTGGTGATTGGTGGACCAAGAGTGCTGGGCGGCGGGATGATTGAACTCCATTCGTGGATCCCAAGGGAGGGCCCCTTGCAATGGAACATGATCGGAAGCAAACCTTCTGGCAACTTTGTTTATAACTGTGCTGTCATGGGGTGCTGA